A stretch of Brassica napus cultivar Da-Ae chromosome C6, Da-Ae, whole genome shotgun sequence DNA encodes these proteins:
- the LOC125589245 gene encoding uncharacterized protein LOC125589245 yields MDKTIEICKISLSLYVFLDFELTALIQEEKFLSLVSGFDSDCDVDPDPSFREIMKDVEIFGNTVLSVLTLVLHTSRTTFGCTNRNRGYPAIYIHFALIFSELYDF; encoded by the exons atggataaaacaatagaaatatgcaagatatcactcTCTCTATATGTGTTTCTAGATTTCGAGTTAACCGCCCTCATTCAAGAAGAGAAGTTCCTCAGCTTAGTTTCAG GCTTCGATTCGGACTGCGACGTTGATCCTGACCCGAGCTTTAGGGAGATTATGAAAGATGTTGAGATCTTTGGTAACACAGTCCTCTCGGTCCTTACTCTCGTGCTACACACAAGTCGTACAACTTTTGGATG CACCAACAGGAACAGAGGCTATCCTGCCATATACATACATTTTGCATTGATTTTTTCAGAG CTCTATGATTTCTAA